CTCCCGCACGGGCGACGCGCGCGTCGGTAGTCCGCGGCAATGATTACCGCGAGGCCACGCAGGGTGCGCGGCCGTCAATGGGCCTGCGCCCGCATCAACGACCCGGAGGAGTGCCATGCACAGCGTGGACGACATTCAGCGTGTGACCGATCCCACCGAGACCACCAATGAGTTCAATCCGATGCAGAGCCGGCGAGACGCGCTGAAGGTCGCCGCTGCAATCACGGCACTGCCGATCGTGTCGGCAATCGTGCCCGCACAGGCGTCGGCTTCGACGCCCGTGTCACTCACCCCTCTGCCTCCCGCCCCCATGCGACTCGAACCCGTCACCCAGAAATTCATCGCCGGACTCGCCGGTGCACCATCGCTCTCGACGCTCACGCCGGAGCGCGCGCACGCCGTGCTCACCGACCTGCAGTCAAAGCCGGTGCCGCTCCGTCCCGCTGATATCGAGGACACCACGTGGCCGGTAGGCCCGACGGGGACGACGCGCATCCGGATCGTCCGTCCACGTGGCGTGAAGGACACACTGCCACTGCTGATGTATTTCCACGGCGGTGGCTGGGTGCTGGGCGACAAGGTCACGCACGACCGGCTTGTGCGCGAACTCGCCGAGGGCGTTCGCGCCACGGTGGTATTCGTGGACTACATCAACTCGCCCGAGGCCAAGTACCCGACTCAAAACGAGCAGGCCTACGCGGCGATGCTGTACGCCGTCGAGCACGCGAAGGAGCTCAACGTGGACCCCTCTCGGCTTGCGATCGCTGGCGACAGCGTCGGTGGCAATATGTCTGCAGTCGTGACGCTGATGGCCAAGGAGCGAAGAGGGCCAAAGATCGCCTATCAAGTGCTGTTCTACCCGCTGGTCGACTACCTGGGTGCAACCGAGTCGTACAAGAAGTACGCGGATGGCCCGTGGCTCACCCGACAGACGATGAAGTGGATGTTCGACTTACAGGGGCTCGACGGCACGGAGGATTATCATGCGTTCCCGCTACGCGCAACCGTCGAGCAGCTGAGCGGGTTGCCGGACGCACTCCTCATCACGGACGACGACATCCTGCAGGACGAGGGCGAAACGTACGCGCACAAGCTCGCACAGGGCGGGGCACGCGTCACCACCGTGCGCTACAACGGCACGGTGCACGATTTCGCCATGCTCAACCCGCTGTCAGACACGCCGGCCGCGCGGGGCGCCATCCAGCAGGCCATCACGGCTCTCAAGACCGCACTCCGCTCTTGAGTCTTGCGCCTCGTTGACAGCACGCCGGGGGCCGGGTGGTGCTGTCATCGAGTGTCGGACAGCAGCGTCATTCATGAGACGCTGAGCGTCAGTGAGCGCACGAATCCAGCTCAGTACGTCAAGGCGCGGTCTGCTCCCGGCGAAGAGGCACTTCAATGCTGATCTTGGTTCCGCGTCCCGGTGCGCTCGACGTCGAAAACGCTGCCCCGATTGTCGCGGCTCGCTCGCGCATACCGACAAGTCCGAAGTGACGTGCGCGTTCTCTCGATTCGCCAGGCACCGACAGGCCACAGCCGTCGTCGCGAAGTGAAAGGCGTAGATGCGTTTCACCAAACGCGACGGATAGCCTGATGGTCCCCGCTCGCGCGTGCTTCACCACATTGGTCATCGCCTCCGCGACTATCGACACCGCGGCGTCTCGGACGTGCTCCGGGACGAGTCGCGGCTGCCCGGATACCCGCATATGCAGCGCGAGCTCCGCCGGTGCGGACAAGCGCTGCGCCGCGTCGTGTACGGCCGCGACCAGATCTGCATACGCGCGATGGCTGCGCATCCCGTGTAGCGCCAAGCGCGCCTTGCGGCCGACGTGCTGCGTCATCTGCAAAAGTTCCTGAAAGCGGGCAGACAGCGTTGGCACCGCACGTGCGTGCAGAGCCAGAGCTTCGAGTTGCAGTGCAACACCGGTGAAGTCCTGAAGCAGTCCGTCGTGCAAGTCGCGCGCGATTCGGGTGCGCTCCGCGATCACTGCCTCGTAGCGAGCCTTTCTCGAGCGGCGGAGACGGCGATCGGCGACGCGACGCTCGGTGACATCCACTACGGTCCCGACGAATTCTACGAGTCTCCCGTCTTCGTCGCGCACGGGGTGACCATAGGTCTCCACCCACTTCATCCGTTCGCCGGGAACGAGGATGCGCGTGAGCAGCCGGAGCTCTGTGCCTGCGGAGAACGCGAGAAGTAATGCCTGGTGTACGATTGAGGCGTCGTCAGGGTGCGCGCGCCCAAGTACTGCCTCGTAAGACGGCGTTCCGTCTGCCGGATCGAATCCGTAAATGCAAAACATCTCTCGCGACCAGAAGATCTCCCTTCCAGGGATCTTCCATGCCCAGCTTCCCGTGTGGCTCAGTCGCTGCGCTTCGGCGAGGTATGCCTCGCTCCGTCGCAATTCCTCCTGAGCATGTCGTTCCGCCGTGACGTCCATGGTCGTGCCGATGTACTCGTCCCCGCTTACCTGCCCACCCTCGCTGCGTAAGTGCTTTACGGACCCATCGCGCAGCAGGAGCCGGTATTCCAGCGACAGCGGAGTCATGTCGCGGATGGCGAGGCCGATGGCATCTTCAACGAGTGCGCGGTCCGCGGGATGTACACGATCACGGAAGATCTCTCGCACGGCGTCTGCCGACCAAGGGCGTGTGGACGCGGGCTCGACCTCGAAGATCCGGTAGTGCTCGTCGGACCAGGTCACTGCCCCCGTTAGCCGGTTTCGGCTCCAGCTGCCGGTCCGGGTGATACGCTGTCCTACAGCCAGAAATGCCTCACTGCGTCGGAATGCGTCTTCCGCCTGTCGCCGTTCGGTGACATCTCGCGTGATGCCGAGCAGAAACTGCATCGTGCCATCGCGACTCCATTCTGGCACGAAGCGTGACTCGAAATGCCTCGGCCCGGAGGGCGAGGCGAAGGTAAATTCCATAGATCCTGCTATGCCGGTGCGGAGAACATCGGCAAGGCCCTGCTCCCACTCGCGAACGTTCTGCTCGGATAGACCAAGCTGGCCAACGCGTCGGCCCAGGAGCATCGCTGGCGAGAGGCCAGTGTACTGCTCCAC
This region of Gemmatimonas groenlandica genomic DNA includes:
- a CDS encoding alpha/beta hydrolase translates to MHSVDDIQRVTDPTETTNEFNPMQSRRDALKVAAAITALPIVSAIVPAQASASTPVSLTPLPPAPMRLEPVTQKFIAGLAGAPSLSTLTPERAHAVLTDLQSKPVPLRPADIEDTTWPVGPTGTTRIRIVRPRGVKDTLPLLMYFHGGGWVLGDKVTHDRLVRELAEGVRATVVFVDYINSPEAKYPTQNEQAYAAMLYAVEHAKELNVDPSRLAIAGDSVGGNMSAVVTLMAKERRGPKIAYQVLFYPLVDYLGATESYKKYADGPWLTRQTMKWMFDLQGLDGTEDYHAFPLRATVEQLSGLPDALLITDDDILQDEGETYAHKLAQGGARVTTVRYNGTVHDFAMLNPLSDTPAARGAIQQAITALKTALRS
- a CDS encoding PAS domain-containing sensor histidine kinase, with translation MDQSYARSKVPMSVPNIAVPPLRTRLSRTGEPAGFGGVVAAAAWHRRAEATRHDHELRALTDNAPDVIIRFDRELRIRYVNRIVEQYTGLSPAMLLGRRVGQLGLSEQNVREWEQGLADVLRTGIAGSMEFTFASPSGPRHFESRFVPEWSRDGTMQFLLGITRDVTERRQAEDAFRRSEAFLAVGQRITRTGSWSRNRLTGAVTWSDEHYRIFEVEPASTRPWSADAVREIFRDRVHPADRALVEDAIGLAIRDMTPLSLEYRLLLRDGSVKHLRSEGGQVSGDEYIGTTMDVTAERHAQEELRRSEAYLAEAQRLSHTGSWAWKIPGREIFWSREMFCIYGFDPADGTPSYEAVLGRAHPDDASIVHQALLLAFSAGTELRLLTRILVPGERMKWVETYGHPVRDEDGRLVEFVGTVVDVTERRVADRRLRRSRKARYEAVIAERTRIARDLHDGLLQDFTGVALQLEALALHARAVPTLSARFQELLQMTQHVGRKARLALHGMRSHRAYADLVAAVHDAAQRLSAPAELALHMRVSGQPRLVPEHVRDAAVSIVAEAMTNVVKHARAGTIRLSVAFGETHLRLSLRDDGCGLSVPGESRERARHFGLVGMRERAATIGAAFSTSSAPGRGTKISIEVPLRREQTAP